The genomic DNA TCGTTCAAGCGTTTCGCGTTGCAGCGCCACCAGCCCAACGCCCAAAAACACATCTATACACCCACACTTCCACACTTTCACACTTTCACACTTTCACACTTCCACACTTCCACACTTCCACACTTCCACACCTAAAGATGTCCCAGACTTTCAGCGACGGATTTCAATACGACCGGTGGGCGGACCGCCAATGGTGTGAGCGATTGCGTGAGCTGCCCTCGCTCCCGAACGCGACCTCGCTGCTCGCCCATCTCGGCGCTACAAAACAGGTCTGGCTCGGACGTCTGCAGGGAGAAGACACCAGCGGCCTTGCCATCTGGCCCGACGACTCGCTCGACGGCGCCGTCGACCGCGTAGAAACAGCCGGAACCGCGATGCAGAAATACGTCGCCGCCCTCACGCCAGCGGATCTCGGCCGCGATGCTCGCTACCAGAACAGCTCCGGCGTCACCTTCGACACCCCCGTGCGCGACATTTTGATGCACGTCCTCACCCACGGCCACTACCACCGCGGGCAAATCGCCCAGCACGTCCGCGCCGCCGGCCACGACCCGGTCTGGACCGACTACATCGCCTTCTCCCGCCAGGAGAAAAAGATTCGTTAGGACGTTAAGCTTTTAGAATTGTGAATCGTTGATTGTGGGTTGGATTCTATTCACGCATAGTCGCGCTGAGCCGTTGAATCGTTGGACGTTAGGACGATGGTACGGTGGCACCCTGTTTGACGGATGGGTCGAGAAAAAGTAAGCGCGATCCTTCATTTCTATTAGCAGGATTGATGGCGGTCCCTTGGCACATACAAAGTAGACGCGGATCCGAGAAATCAACAACGCCTCGTGGTGCGAGCATCCCGAGGACCG from Longibacter salinarum includes the following:
- a CDS encoding DinB family protein, which gives rise to MSQTFSDGFQYDRWADRQWCERLRELPSLPNATSLLAHLGATKQVWLGRLQGEDTSGLAIWPDDSLDGAVDRVETAGTAMQKYVAALTPADLGRDARYQNSSGVTFDTPVRDILMHVLTHGHYHRGQIAQHVRAAGHDPVWTDYIAFSRQEKKIR